One genomic window of Pagrus major chromosome 22, Pma_NU_1.0 includes the following:
- the ginm1 gene encoding glycoprotein integral membrane protein 1 isoform X1: MKTSPVKMKTTGLTVCLVFVLSASVTCTDSPPRQLNTENILINVTAGTLADTQLQDANNLQINLNISVGEEQVLVNDIPVELSGVTRFNCQALLYSINGSSDFESGDLVTTVTRVMVSQNRLYSDSEEVVALQVFSEVIEMEGKEVQQPDMCEVKILMSPDFQKLAQFTNIYPIGHSEIFRVPRENDVVVTDPPNPRKDEEQLMSQTTSQYPLKHTETTQEEIAAPGKLPETPLRMDPDLLYDVRYDDEFEDREPSQPDQIQMETPPKELISSYSAMCQWVEEVRERLRRFSSESLPLFFLVMWVVVIGVVGSAVIVKILDIFFPTCEHKHIFHLNPVTLMPEEEKHTLLENIEIEAEEEEKKP; the protein is encoded by the exons ATGAAAACCAGCCCAGTCAAGATGAAAACCACAGGGCTAACAGTTTGTCTCGTGTTTGTTCTCTCTGCCTCAGTAACCTGCACAGATTCACCACCTAGACAACTAAATACG GAAAACATCCTGATCAACGTGACAGCAGGGACACTGGCTGATACACAGCTGCAGGATGCCAACAACCTGCAG atcaatttgaACATCTCGGTGGGTGAAGAGCAGGTGCTGGTCAACGACATCCCAGTGGAGCTGTCAGGGGTCACCAGGTTCAACTGTCAGGCTCTCCTCT aCAGCATCAATGGAAGCAGTGACTTTGAATCTGGGGACTTGGTGACCACTGTGACCCGAGTGATGGTGAGCCAGAACCGATTATACAGCGACTCAGAGGAGGTGGTGGCTCTGCAGGTGTTCAGTGAAGTCATAGAGATGGAGGGCAAGGAG GTCCAGCAGCCTGACATGTGTGAGGTGAAAATACTGATGAGCCCAGATTTCCAGAAACTGGCTCAGTTCACCAACATCTACCCCATCGGACACAGTGAGATCTTCAGGGTTCCCAGGGAGAATGATGTTGTTGTCACAGATCCACCAAATCCTAGAAAAG ATGAAGAACAGCTGATGTCCCAGACCACCAGCCAGTACCCCCTGAAGCACACAGAGACCACCCAGGAGGAGATTGCGGCTCCAGGAAAGCTCCCAGAGACTCCCTTGCGTATGGACCCTGACCTGCTGTATGATGTCAGATACGATGATGAATTTGAAGACAGAGAGCCGAGCCAGCCGGATCAGATTCAGATGGAAACTCCGCCCAAAGAACTGATATCATCCTACTCT gcCATGTGTCAGTGGGTGGAGGAAGTGAGGGAGCGTCTGAGGCGCTTCAGCTCCGAGTCACTGCCTCTCTTCTTCCTAGTCATGTGGGTGGTTGTGATCGGCGTTGTGGGATCAGCAGTCATCGTCAAGATCTTGGACATCTTCTTCCCAACTTGTGAACACAA gCACATTTTTCACCTAAACCCTGTCACTCTGATgccggaggaggagaagcacaCTCTGCTGGAGAACATAGAAatagaagcagaggaagaagaaaagaaacctTAA
- the katna1 gene encoding katanin p60 ATPase-containing subunit A1, with translation MSLREISENVKLAREYALLGNYSSASVLYHGLLEQIKKYAYTVRDSSFQQRWQQLWQEISDENRQVQDIMSTLENFQLDTTPAKPSNHDDCEIRPVHMEPRHSPNPVRRPSNPYKDSKPPNNRLSVAVRAQQRHSPRGGNGDRSKPFKGKEKKESKEAKEAAGKAKDDKNKADVQEKEVKKFDGTGYDKDLVEALERDIISQNPNVKWDNIADLEDAKKLLKEAVVLPMWMPAFFKGIRRPWKGVLMVGPPGTGKTLLAKAVATECRTTFFNVSSSTLTSKYRGESEKLVRLLFEMARFYAPTTIFIDEIDSMCSRRGTSEEHEASRRVKAELLVQMDGVGGASENDDPSKMVMVLAATNFPWDIDEALRRRLEKRIYIPLPSTKGRVELLRINLKELELAGDVDLDKIAEQLEGYSGADITNVCRDASLMAMRRRIEGLTPEEIRNISRDEMHMPTTMEDFESALKKVSKSVSAADLEKYEKWIEEFGSC, from the exons ATGAGTCTACGAGAGATCAGTGAGAACGTGAAGCTGGCCCGCGAATACGCCTTGCTTGGAAACTACAGCTCGGCCAGTGTTCTCTACCATGGATTGCttgaacaaattaaaaagtATGCATACACGGTGCGAGACAGCAGTTTTCAGCAGAGGTGGCAGCAG TTGTGGCAGGAAATTAGTGACGAGAATCGACAGGTTCAGGACATCATGTCGACTCTGGAAAACTTCCAGCTGGACACGACGCCGGCTAAACCCAGTAACCACGACGACTGTGAAATAAGGCCTGTGCACATGGAGCCAAG ACATTCTCCCAACCCTGTCAGGCGGCCCTCTAACCCCTATAAAGACAGCAAACCTCCCAACAACCGCCTCAGTGTGGCTGTGAGGGCCCAGCAGAGGCACTCGCCTCGGGGGGGAAACGGGGACAGAAGTAAACCCTTCAAGggcaaagaaaagaaggagTCAAAGGAGGCGAAGGAGGCTGCTGGCAAAGCAAAGGATGATAAG AACAAAGCAGATGTCCAGGAGAAAGAAGTGAAAAAGTTTGACGGGACAGGATATGACAAAGACCTTGTGGAAGCTCTGGAGAGAGATATTATATCTCAGAATCCAAATGTTAAATG GGACAACATTGCAGACTTGGAAGATGCAAAAAAACTCCTGAAAGAAGCGGTTGTGTTGCCGATGTGGATGCCAGCATTTTTCAAAGGCATACGAAGACCATGGAAG GGAGTGCTTATGGTGGGACCTCCAGGCACAGGGAAAACACTTCTGGCCAAAGCAGTAGCTACTGAGTGCAGAACCACGTTCTTCAATGTCTCCTCATCCACTCTCACCTCCAAGTACAGAGGGGAGTCTGAGAAGCTGGTCCGCCTGCTCTTTGAAATG GCCCGTTTTTATGCTCCCACTACGATCTTCATTGATGAGATTGACTCCATGTGCAGCCGCAGAGGGACTTCAGAGGAACATGAGGCCAGCCGGAGAGTCAAGGCAGAGCTGCTGGTGCAGATGGATG GTGTTGGTGGAGCATCAGAAAACGATGACCCATCCAAGATGGTGATGGTGCTGGCTGCCACCAACTTCCCATGGGACATCGATGAGGCTCTGAGAAGACGACTAGAGAAGAGGATCTACATCCCTCTGCCTTCAA CCAAAGGGCGAGTGGAGCTTCTCAGGATCAACCtgaaggagctggagctggCTGGCGATGTGGACTTGGACAAGATCGCAGAGCAGTTGGAGGGTTACTCGGGAGCTGACATTACCAATGTGTGCAG GGACGCCTCTCTGATGGCCATGAGGCGAAGAATCGAGGGCCTCACACCAGAGGAGATCCGCAACATTTCCCGGGATGAAATGCACATGCCCACCACCATGGAGGACTTTGAGTCAGCTCTGAAGAAAGTGTCTAAATCTGTATCTGCAGCTGATCTGGAGAAGTATGAAAAGTGGATCGAAGAGTTTGGgtcctgctga
- the ginm1 gene encoding glycoprotein integral membrane protein 1 isoform X2 produces MKTSPVKMKTTGLTVCLVFVLSASVTCTDSPPRQLNTENILINVTAGTLADTQLQDANNLQINLNISVGEEQVLVNDIPVELSGVTRFNCQALLLDSINGSSDFESGDLVTTVTRVMVSQNRLYSDSEEVVALQVFSEVIEMEGKEVQQPDMCEVKILMSPDFQKLAQFTNIYPIGHSEIFRVPRENDVVVTDPPNPRKDEEQLMSQTTSQYPLKHTETTQEEIAAPGKLPETPLRMDPDLLYDVRYDDEFEDREPSQPDQIQMETPPKELISSYSAMCQWVEEVRERLRRFSSESLPLFFLVMWVVVIGVVGSAVIVKILDIFFPTCEHKHIFHLNPVTLMPEEEKHTLLENIEIEAEEEEKKP; encoded by the exons ATGAAAACCAGCCCAGTCAAGATGAAAACCACAGGGCTAACAGTTTGTCTCGTGTTTGTTCTCTCTGCCTCAGTAACCTGCACAGATTCACCACCTAGACAACTAAATACG GAAAACATCCTGATCAACGTGACAGCAGGGACACTGGCTGATACACAGCTGCAGGATGCCAACAACCTGCAG atcaatttgaACATCTCGGTGGGTGAAGAGCAGGTGCTGGTCAACGACATCCCAGTGGAGCTGTCAGGGGTCACCAGGTTCAACTGTCAGGCTCTCCTCT tagaCAGCATCAATGGAAGCAGTGACTTTGAATCTGGGGACTTGGTGACCACTGTGACCCGAGTGATGGTGAGCCAGAACCGATTATACAGCGACTCAGAGGAGGTGGTGGCTCTGCAGGTGTTCAGTGAAGTCATAGAGATGGAGGGCAAGGAG GTCCAGCAGCCTGACATGTGTGAGGTGAAAATACTGATGAGCCCAGATTTCCAGAAACTGGCTCAGTTCACCAACATCTACCCCATCGGACACAGTGAGATCTTCAGGGTTCCCAGGGAGAATGATGTTGTTGTCACAGATCCACCAAATCCTAGAAAAG ATGAAGAACAGCTGATGTCCCAGACCACCAGCCAGTACCCCCTGAAGCACACAGAGACCACCCAGGAGGAGATTGCGGCTCCAGGAAAGCTCCCAGAGACTCCCTTGCGTATGGACCCTGACCTGCTGTATGATGTCAGATACGATGATGAATTTGAAGACAGAGAGCCGAGCCAGCCGGATCAGATTCAGATGGAAACTCCGCCCAAAGAACTGATATCATCCTACTCT gcCATGTGTCAGTGGGTGGAGGAAGTGAGGGAGCGTCTGAGGCGCTTCAGCTCCGAGTCACTGCCTCTCTTCTTCCTAGTCATGTGGGTGGTTGTGATCGGCGTTGTGGGATCAGCAGTCATCGTCAAGATCTTGGACATCTTCTTCCCAACTTGTGAACACAA gCACATTTTTCACCTAAACCCTGTCACTCTGATgccggaggaggagaagcacaCTCTGCTGGAGAACATAGAAatagaagcagaggaagaagaaaagaaacctTAA